The window atgagggggaaaaacaatgtaatacattttagaatgaggctgagACGTAACAAAACGTGAGAAAaatcaatgggtctgaatactttctgaatgcactctaTATTGCTTTGTCCTCTTGACATTGTTAGAGGAGGAAGGTCCTAGACTTACAACCAAGGAATTGAGAGATCATTTTGAGAGAACCATCGAGGAAGCTGCCCCAAGCAAGCCAATGAAGGTAATTGGACATGCTTGTCTTAAACCCGTTTTACTTAAGTGGACAGAAACTGCATCATTTTGGCTTAGGTTACACACAAACCCTTCTGCTTTTTATCACCATTGCCGAACAAGTTATTAACTTTGAATTGAAATTTGTTGCAGTGTAGCTAATGTGTAAATACAGCTTGTTTAATAACACTATAAGACGTTTTCTCTTAGCTTGTTTTAAAAATGATCAAGATTCTTCAATTAAACCATGTCAGGCACCAATCCCTCAGTTAATAACAATGAGACTGGATATTGACAATTAGTGACAAACAAAGAGTTGGCACGCTATATATACATGTAATGTTTGCATTCAATtttgtttctgaaaacatgtcaGGGACCTCTAATGACCCCAATCATTATTTTCTTCCCAAAAAGATTGGCCGAGCTGACATCAATAGGTCTCAGTGGGCCTCAAATGTATCACAAAAACAAGTCTCAACAAGTGAGATACACAATTTATCGTCAAGTAATATACAGAATTTCTCATCAAGTGAGATACATAATGTTTCATCAAGTGAGATATGGGAAGATTCTGCTACTGAAGCAATAGAGGACACATCTGCTGTTGCTGTTGACTACGAGAATACAGAATATTTCCCTCCGCCACCTCCAGAAGACTTAGAGTACCTCCCACCTCCACCCCCAGACTTACTGCAGgtcccatcagaaagtccagatATGCCAGTAGAGTGCTACTACTCACCTGAGCCTCCGGAATCAGCTTACCCCTCTAAACGTCCACTCAGTAGACAGGAATACTTCAGGCAGAGAAACCAGTATGAGTTGAAGCGCCTTTACAAGCATATCCATCCTGAGGTTCGTAAAaacatagagatgtatagtgatGCGGCTGAGTATGAGAACATCCGACAGGGGAGTCAGGAGGAGTTCACGGGGGAGACCAGGTATATATACGAGGATAACGGTAGCAGCCCCAACGACTGCATTAGCCCAGAAGAAGAGTACCTGGAATGGGATGAGATCCTCAGAGGGGAGGTGCAGTCAATGCGCTGGATGTTTGAGAACAAACCTCTGGATGCCATCAAAGACGACGCCTCAAATGAGGGTGACGACCAAAACATGGAACAGGAGATGATTGTTGGGAGTGATGTAAAAAGCAAAGCATGGATGTTTGAGACCAAGCCCATGGACACGTTGGGATCCAACAACATAGCTTCAACAAAATATAGAAACAGATTCAATAAGTTGGACAAAGGAGATGTCCGTGCTGCAGCCTGGTTGTTTGAAAACCAGCCTATGGAGACCCTGAACAAAATGCATGGTGATGAAGAGCTAACCAAAGAGATAGTATTTACCCAGGAAGATGGCAGCTCTACCATATACATGCTTGAATATCAGTACATGGAAACGTTAGGTCATACTGAGACCATTGATGACAGTCACCTCCTGAGTCTGAGGTCAGCGCTTGAGGATATAAAGGGAGAAGTGAAGACGATCACAAGCACATTTGAGACTCAGTTTATATGTGTCCTCATGGGACAGTCGGGCCAGATGTTGGAGATAACATCTATACGCAAAGTGGAGACTGAGAAGGGGGACACTAGAACATCAACCTGGCTTTTTGATACTCAAGCCCTGGACATGACTAATAGACTCCCTGCCCCAGTGAAACTTGTGTGTAGCCTGTCCATGGAAGACAACTACAAAGGAGATGTTTACAGGGGTAGATGGTTGTTTGAGACAAAGACCTTAGACTCCATTAACAAAGATGAATGGGAAAGCCCGACGCTGCAAAAGGAAGAGATAATCAGAGCTGATGTCCGAAAACATTGCTTAGCGTTTGAAACTCAGCCAATGGATTCTCTGAAAGATGATTCAAATGCGAGACCCCCGACTATCGAAGACGTTATTGGCGGTAATGTTAGATCTGCAAGACACTTCTTTGAGACTAGTCCCAAGGCAGCTTTGAAGGATATCAATGAGGTAGGGAGGCTCAAAAAGGTAGTGGCAGCTGAAGAAGAGAAGGGTGATGTAAGGCACCAAAAATGGATGTTTGAGAATGAACGACTAGAGAACATAAGAGATGAGAAGAAGGAGACTATTCGTACTGTGAACTTTGAAAATCTGACTGAAGAGGAAGGTACAAGCTACAATGCAGATGTCCGTAAGAATTGCATGGTATTTGAGACTCAGCCAATGGACACCTTGAAAGATGATTCAAATGTTAGAGCCTTTTCAAAGACGGAAATTGTCAGAGGCAATGTCAGATCAGCTAAACATTACTTTGAAACTGCTCCAGCTGACAATTTAAAAGACCTTGCTGAGGTTGGGAAACTACAAAAAATGGTGAGACTTGATGAAGAGAAGGGGGATGTGAGACACCAGAAGTGGGTTTTCGAAAGTCAACCCCTGGAGCACATTAAAGAGGAAAAGAAGGAAGTCGTCCGAACCATTAACCTGGAGGAAATCGATAAAGTGGATGTCTCAAACTACAAGCAAATATTTGAAACCACAGACTTAACCAGATGGGATGAATCTCAAAAGATACTCGTGGAGGGTGTAACATGTGGCTCTGTGAAATCTAACAAACATCTGTTTGAGTCTACACCAATGTACGCCATGCAAGACAGCTCTGGCCATTACCACGAAGTGAAAACAGTGCATCGAGAAGAGGTTGTCAAGGGAAACGTAACAAGCTGCAAATGGATGTTTGAAACACGCCCCATTGACCAGTTTGATGAAAGTATCACTAATTACCAAATTATTAAAGGAATATCCAAAGAAGTTGAGTCTGGTGATGTTAAAACTGCCAAGTGGCTGTTTGAAACACAGCCTCTTGATGCAATTAAATACTTCAGCAATATTGAAGATGAGGAAACTACAACCAAGGAAAGTGTTGAGATTGTAAAAGGTGATGTTAAAACCGGTAAGTGGTTATTCGAGACTAAACTAATGAATGTCCCATACGAGAAGGAGGAGTTGAAGAGTGAAAATGAGAGTGAGGAGGTACACAAAGGAGATGTAAAAACCTGCACGTGGTTGTTTGAGACAAAGGCACTGGACACTATCCGAGATGAAACCGAAACTGTTCTACAAACATGCACAGTAAATCAAGAAGATGTCCAGGGCAAAGATGTACGAATGGCTCGTTTTCTATTTGAGACAGAAAAACTCGAGAATATCACAGGGGAGGACGAAAGTTTTAAGAGGGTTACTGATATAGACATTCAGTCAGGAGATGTGAATAGAATTAAGTATATCTTTGAGAACCAGTCCTCTGATATCATGACCTCAACATCTGAGGAGGTTATGCAAATGCTCAAAACTACACAATCAGAGGACATCCAGAAAGGAAATGTGGGGAACTGCAAATGGCTCTTTGAGAACCAGTCGATAGATGCCATACATGATACCCAAGAAGAGGCTCTGGAGACCCGCACTGTGATGGATGTACAAGGAGGTAATGTGGACAAAGGCCGTTTCATTTTTGAGACCTACTCCTTGGACAAAATCCAGGAGGTGTCCTCGGAGACAGAGACGGATATCACAAAGTTGCAGAAAATCACccgtgaagaggaagagaaaggggatGTAAGGAACTACACCATGATGTTTGAAACTCAGCCTCTTTATGCCATTCAAGACAAACAGGGTCATTATCATGAGGTCACCACTGTCACAAGCGAGGAGATATTGAAGGGTGATGTGATCGGGTCCCGGTGGTTGTTTGAAACTAAGCCTCTTGATTCTATCAGGGATACAGATGAGGTCTATATAATCAAATCTGTCACACAGGAGGATGTTCAGAAAGGAGATGTTACTTCAGCCAAGTGGAGATTTGAAACACAACCTCTTGATAAGATTGCAGAGGACATAAAAATGTCAGTTAAAACCGTTGAAGATATTCAAGGAGGAGATGTTAGAATGAATAAACAGCGTTTTGAATCTGATGAGCTGTCACAGAAGTCTGTGCGAACAGTTAATGTGAGTGAAATCCAAAAAGGTGATGTCAGGACAGCCAAATGGATGTTTGAAACTCAAACAATGGATAAAATACGTAGCCAGAGCGAAGAGAATTTAATAGAAACCGTCATGAAAGAGGAGGTCCTAAAGGGAGATGTTAGACAATCAGTGTGGCTCTTTGAACAGAATCCCCTTGACCATATAAAGGAGGTAGATGAGGACAATACAGTAGTTGTTCAAGAGGAGATCCCCAAAGCCGAtgtaaagacaacaacatggctgTTTGAAACAACTCCATTCCATGACTTTAATGAGAACAGTGTTGAGAAGTCAGAAATCCTAGGTAAAAGTATCAAAGGAACCCTTGAGGAACTTTATAGCCAGAAAATTGTTAATTCAAAAGGAATACTCATTGAAGCAGATGAAATTGGGGACATTAGAATGGCAAAATACCAGCTAATGAATACAGATTCTCCAGAGATCCAAAGAGAGGAAATTATCAGCGGTGATCTGAACAACATTATGATGAATCTTTTGAACCGTCGGGAAACAATTGAGAGGGGAGTAGTGGTAGAGTTAGAGGAGAAGGGTAATATCAGTACAACAGTGCATCAATTGTTCAACCAAGAGAGGGGCATCAATGTGGAAAAGGAGGAAATATTAAGAGGTGACATCCAGGAAGCTGTAAACAATCTTCTCAAGGAGGGAGGATCTGCTAAACGTGGTATACTCCTTCAAGAGGATGAGAAGGGAGATGTGCAAATGACTATTTATTCTCTTCTAAATAAACAAGAGGACATCAGTGTTGACAAAGAGGATATAATCAAAGGCAATATAAGGAATGCTCTCCAAAGACTATCCAACCCAGAAAACCAAGAGCAGATGAGGATAAAGGTGGATGAGACAGAAAAGGGAAACGTAAACTTTTACTCCACATGCATTGAATCTGGGGCGCTTGACTATCTCAAACAACTCCAGGTAGAGCCAGATGAGACTCCACCTgaaaagatagagaaagaggagatcATTAGAGGAGATATAAAGGGGACAAAGCTCATTCTTGGCAGTAGTCGAGCACAAATTGAGCGTACGGTAGTTGAAGAGGACATAGTGTGTGGAGATGTTCGCAAATCCGTCAAGGTTTTCATGAGCgaacccacacactcactggatgGCCTACAAAAAGAGCAAATTGTGAGGGGTGATTTGAAAGCAGCTATGAACTCACTGTCTCAGTCTGTAAATCAGACAGTGGTtgtagagaaagaggaggtggtgAGAGGTAACATACACGAAACCAGAAGACACCTTGAGTGTGCCCATAGACGGCCCAAAGAGGTGGAAAAGACAGAGATTGTCCACGGCAACATCAAAGGAGCACTGAAGTCCCTAGAGAAATCGGCAACCTCCAAAGTTGAAGTTGTCATCGAAGATTTAGTTCCTGGAGACATCAAAGGTACCTTAAAATCCCTGGAGCAGGCAAAGCAAACAGTCAGGGCGATCGAGAAGGAAGAGATTGTAAAGGGTAACATTCATACAGCAAAGCAGTGTTTACGAGATGCTTCTAATGACAGAAGGACATGTCAACAGGAAATAGATGTTCAGGGAAATGTGAGAGGCACTATTGAGCTCTTATTGGAACCACCAGCTTCTCCAAGAATGACACGGAGGCCCAGCTTCGAGGGTGATGTGAAAATGTCCATTAAGTCACTCTACGAGACACATGAGGTACATGAGACGGGGGAGGAACAAACTCAAccagagaaagaggaggtgatAAAGGGTGATGTTAAAGGCACAATCAAATCCTTGCTGGAATCAGCTCAGCGTGCAGCTCCTAAAATCAGAGTGGGAGCTAGAAGGGTCAAAGTCCCTGTGAAATCTCCATTGCGCTCACAGCATGGAAGCCCTCTATCGCGTTCACAGCAAGGTAGCCCTGAATGTTCTGTTGCAACCAAAACTGAGAGTGAGACACTTAAAAAGAAGTCTCAAAGCATTGAAGCACAGAGAAACATACAAAAAATAAAGACAGCTAATTCGGCCAAAACTGAGAACTCAAAAGAGAATCAATCCCTCTCAACTCAAACCGCAACCAATGCATCTGAATCACAGACTACTCAACAATCAAAGACAGTAATGCAACACACGACCATCACTCAAAACCATGGCATTAAAACTTTGGAGACTAAGTTCCGTAACCTTAATTCAAGTCGAAAGGGTATGATCAGACTAGATAAAACCAAAGTGAAAACAAATGTTCATACCCCAACACGGACATTGTCTGAGTCGgaactttctctccctcccccacctccaccatgtgACGATCAATCATCCCTAACCCCAGCATCCTCTATCAATAGGCTGGACTTGGACCTTCCTCCTCCCCcaactcctcctcccccaccacctGTTGACTCTGAGCCTGATCATTTCCCTCCGCCACCACAGGATTTCCTTCCACCCCCTCCCTCACAGCATGAACTGGACTCTATGCCATACCAGACACCTCATCCATCACCAGCAAAAGCCACAAAAATGACGGTCAAAAAGGTGAAAGGTCCTGCATTGCATCAAGTCTCGAAACTTGAACCAACCAGTCAGATTCAGAAAATTCAACAGGCAACCTCGGAGAAACATACAACCACAGCCAACAAATCTGTGTTGGAAATTAGCAAAACTCAAAATCAATCAACTGTTTTGTCTGAAATCCCAAAACCCCCAGAATCACCACGACCATTAAAGAAAGTTTACGTCGCCCCTATAAGATTtactcctccaccttctcctcctcccttcatgaGATCCACTAAATTCAAAACTCCATTAATACAGGCAGAGGAAAAGTACAGAAAACAGAAAGTGGATAGTACACCACCTGCTACACCGAGTCCCATTTTCATGCATGAGTCAGTCACTGCTGCGCTTGAAATGCTTTCCACTGAGGAGGCAGGTATGAAGCAATCAAAAAAGAGCATGGCGTTTGGTTTCACTCAAGACGTGGCTGAAAAGACTGTGACTAATGTTAAGTCAGACACACTATCATCTGATTTATCCAAGCAGGCGCAAATCTCAGATACTACTTCAAGCAAGACTTTGATCTCTGCTGTATATGGGAAAAATCTCCCTGAATCTGCGGTTATTTCTGCAACTAAACAGCATATTGTCTCTGATCAGACATCCAAAGTCGTCTCAGTTCAGCACCAGACCACATCTATTTCCTCCACAAAGCAACAGACAGTTACTGCAACTAAACAACAGGTAACTTCAGCATCCGCCAAGCACTCACACTCTGCTGTAAGTAGCTCTCAAGTCCAGATCTTATCCAGTGATGCTAAAAAAGTTGAAAATACAAAAGCAGATGTTCAAAATTTTAAAGTTTACTCTCAAGGAACAAAAACAGACGTCCAGAAGgatgtaaaaaataaaggttCTCATAAATCTGAGGAGAAAAAGAACAAGGATAATTCTGCATCCCAAATTCCCGAGAAGGTTTCTGACCAGCCTACCGAAACAGTAAAGGGAACCCAAGAAACAAATGTCAAAGCAGCGAAATCAACCTCAGaagacaaaaataaaaatgacaaTTCTGTATCACAAGCACCTGAGAAGGTTGCTAATCAACCTATCAAAGTAGAAAAGTTAACCCCAGAAATTAATGTCAAATCAGGCAAAAAGAAGAAGGCCAAAGGGACAGAAAAGCAAGTAGAAGTAAAAGAAACAAAACAGCCAGATGAAACTAAGACAGAAAACATTTCACAGGTGAAGGATGTGAAGGTGGAAGTAAAGGAAGTCACAAAGTTGAAGGTTTCTAGTGAGCAAACACATGCCCAGACTGACGTCAAGGTCAAGGAGGACAGTCAGAAAGCTCCTGCTATTAAAGACAACCAACCAGCAACTCAAACTTCTgcaagaaagaagaagaagaagaagtcaaAAGCTAAAGATGGAGCTGCCACCACAGAATCAACTAAATCTCTTTCTGAAAGTTCCACTCAATGTCAGGAGATGCAAACAGCCCATCAAGAGGAGCAGATCCAGGTACATAAGGAAGTTATTATCACTGAAAGCAAAGTTGAAAGAAAAGTTCATCAAAGTGTCCAGCAACAGGGAACAGTTAAAGTAGAAAAGCAGGTCAAGCCATCGCAAAAGAAGAAAGAGTTGACAGGAAGCCAACAGATCCAAGAGAAACCAAAGGAAGAGTACAGAAATGTTCCAGTCAAAGTGGAAAGTGGAAAAATGACAAACATGTCAGCCCGAAAGGAACCTGCGAGGCCCTCAACAGAGAGCACTGAGGATTCTCAAAGACGAGAACATGCCCAGGAGTTAATCTCGCATATAACAGAGTTAGAGGGAGCTTCAGGAAAAATAGATTCTAAATCTGTGAAGACACTGCTCAATACTATTCCACAGTGGCTCATTGGTCCTGAGGAAAATCTTTATTTGGAGGGAACTGCAGTTGAGCATAATGTACAAAAGCTTACAGAAATTGTTTCGTATGTGAAAAAACTAGCAAAGGCAAAGTTGATGTGTTTAGAGGGGATCCACACTAATCTGGAGAAGCATGAGTGTGAACCTACTTCTAAAAAGATCATTGTTGGTGGTGCAACTCAAAGGATACATAAAATAAGTATTGGCTCTTTGAAAGTTGAAAGTCAAAAGAAAGTTGTGGAAAGCAAAGCAACATCACATGAAAGCAAAATGCAAGAGTTGAGTGTAAAATCCATGCGCTCACCCTCGCCACTACTAAGGATGCGCTCACCCTCACCAACCTTTATTACCATTGAATCTACCCGGAGAACTGACTCTCCTCAGAGAATAACCCCATCACCTATCCTAGCGCACAGACCAGCCACTCCCCCAACACCTCCCCCTCGCAAATCGGAAACTCCTACAACACGCATCAATAGGGCCACACCCTCTCCCACCTTCTCTAGGGCAGAGAACTTGGCGCGGCTAAAAGATACTACAGCCAAGCTTTCCCGTGGGGTGACGCCGCCTCCAGTTTTACTTCCTATGCAAGTCACAGAAAAGAAATCTGAGATTGTGGAATCCCCTGCATCATTCCATCGGCAGATCAAAATTGAGGCACAAGCTGAGGGAACTTCAGAAGTGTCAGACGCAACAATTGTCACTCAAGAGGCTCAAAAGGCTGATGTAAAGGTCACAGATAAAGAGTCATTCCATCAAACGGATAAAGAAGTCATGGAAGCTTCTGAAATGTCAGACTCGTCAATGGTGACTATGTCAGTGAGAAACAAGAGGGAGTTTTTTGAAGATGCTCAAAAAGCTGAGGTAAATAAGACCAATGTGCGAAAAGATCCCATCGACATCCCAGAGCACTTGGGCCCAGACAGGGAGGAGCACAAAACAACAAACCAAGAGAGTAAGGATGACACACAAAGCACATCTGAGAAGGTCACAGAGAACAATGCTGAAATAGTGGGATCTGCAAAGTCAACTGATAAAGAATTGATGGAAGCTTCAAAAATGTCAAACTCATTAGCAGCAACTACATCagtgagagacaagagagagtttTTTGAAGAGGCTCATAAAGCTAAAGTAAATAAGACGTATGTTCGAAGGGATCCCATTGACATCCCCGAGCGGTTGGGTCCAGACATGGAGGAGCTCAAACCAGAAAACCAAGAGAACGAGAAGGAGGACCTTCCAAAGGTGGACTTGTCAGGATTAGTCAACAAATTTGAAACACCGGAAGATAAAGTTTACGTCAGAAAGCCTATCACAATGAGAGAAAGACGTGAAAGTGAGATGGAATATACAGAGACTGAAAATACAGTTATTCAAGAACAAGAGATGCCAACGTTTGACATCAAGGCTATTAAAAATGTTTTTGAAATGGTTGAGCAAAGTCCCTCCTTCAAAGGGGAGAAAAATAAACAGGAGGAGCTGGAGTCACACCTGAGTGAAAACACTAGAGATAGTTCAAAGCAGGATAACACCCAGGAGACACAGAGGGGCTTCGGGCAGATCTCGCCCCTGCCTTCCCAGAAAGAAGTGCAAATCATGTCAGCAGACCCAACGGGCTTCTCTGAAAAGTCAGTCACAGAGCATTTCTCAAGCTTAGATGAATTCGGCAACAAGACAATTGGATCATTGAGCAGCACAACTGTTTCCCAGCACTCAGAGAGCACAATAACCCACCATGCCCCCTTCTCATATGCTGACGTggtaaaaaaaaggggggggtcTGAGGTGACGCCGTCTGAATCCCCGGAAGAGGCTTCCACTGAAGAGTTGCTGAGGAATTTCCACAAAACATGGATGGAGAGTGAGAGTGTTTTCAAGAGTCTCGGCTACAGTGTTTCGGAGGAGAGAACATCACATGTTGTGTCACATCAAACAAAGACCGTTGTTACTGGTAAAGACAGTTGTACTGCCTGCATGATGGGACTTGAAACTAACAGGATATAATGGCATGTAAAAATGCCCTCTCCGATATTCAATGAGACCTAACATTTTTACATGTGCCTGATTTTAAATGGAGAGAGATTATTGTGAATGGACAAAGAACTAATGCTTCAATGAATGAGTCATGGCAAAAGAGCAAGAGCTAAGCATGATATGATGATAACATGAGGGACATTATGGAATAGAATCACACACATCCTATTTAAATGCAAGCATTCATGTTTGACCATAAAAATCAACACAAAGTACAAGTTTGGGTCAATACTGTTTGCCATCAGTAAAGAATGTTTGagatttctgattttttttttttgatttaaTCTTTAATGTGATTGCACTTGTTTGAAGATGTATATACACAACctagtctcagagcattttgtattattctgtatgtaaatccgaggACAcaatatgtattaatttgtggatgtccatcaccgaTTTCATATGATATATTACGAATTACATtttgtattatatgttacaaatgtgcaaaatatataatatgttacaaattttaaaaaaaaggtactatatgttacgaatttgcaaaactagctagctggctaacgttaggggttatggttaggattaggAGTTAAATtgaagggttaagattagggttaggggaagggttatctaaaagggttaaggttagggttaggggaagggttagctaacatgctaagtagttgcaaagaagctaaaaagtagtaagtagttgaaaaatagctaattagctaaaatgctaaagttgttcgtgatgagatttgaacttgATGCTAGACTTACCCATCCAcacgaccaaccaccctacttttatTTTTTGCCTTTAGTAACCATCGATCTTAACATATCGTAACATCTTATACTTATTTGAGTGTTCCGGATTTACGTTGACTATgctacatctagtctatgagaccaggctggtatACATATACAGAGTAtatacacggagtgtacaaaacattaagaataatGAGTTGCATCCCCCCGTTTGACCTCAGAATAGCCTAAAtgtgtcagggcatggactctacaatgtcacgaaagtgttccacagggatgctggcccatgttgacttcaatgcttcccacagttgtgtcaagttggctggatgtcctttgggtgatggaccattcttgatacacatgggaaactgttgagcatgaaaaacccagtagcgttgcagttcttgacacacacaaaccggtgcgcctgtcacctactaccatacccaggcacttaaatattttgtcttgcccattcaacctctgaatggcacacatacacaatccatgtctcaattgtctcaaatcttaaaaatccttctttaacctgtctcctccccttcatctacactgattgaagtggatttaacaggttacATCAATAAGcgatcatagctttcaactggattcacctggtcagtctagtcacggaaagagcagatgttcctaatgttttgtacactcagcgtatACTACGCATGATCATGATAATTATGCCTTGAtaacatttcttaat of the Oncorhynchus clarkii lewisi isolate Uvic-CL-2024 chromosome 3, UVic_Ocla_1.0, whole genome shotgun sequence genome contains:
- the LOC139397796 gene encoding xin actin-binding repeat-containing protein 2-like isoform X1 — its product is MAMYQQAADSKQHDNIFSSGVMEESEVCSVPGGLAGIRAQFETQETATSHNVTQFLFRHREVQEVELNSELTMMSSSREVIPASQQAISHQDEQVTHEENLASSYENNHNNEAEEEGPRLTTKELRDHFERTIEEAAPSKPMKIGRADINRSQWASNVSQKQVSTSEIHNLSSSNIQNFSSSEIHNVSSSEIWEDSATEAIEDTSAVAVDYENTEYFPPPPPEDLEYLPPPPPDLLQVPSESPDMPVECYYSPEPPESAYPSKRPLSRQEYFRQRNQYELKRLYKHIHPEVRKNIEMYSDAAEYENIRQGSQEEFTGETRYIYEDNGSSPNDCISPEEEYLEWDEILRGEVQSMRWMFENKPLDAIKDDASNEGDDQNMEQEMIVGSDVKSKAWMFETKPMDTLGSNNIASTKYRNRFNKLDKGDVRAAAWLFENQPMETLNKMHGDEELTKEIVFTQEDGSSTIYMLEYQYMETLGHTETIDDSHLLSLRSALEDIKGEVKTITSTFETQFICVLMGQSGQMLEITSIRKVETEKGDTRTSTWLFDTQALDMTNRLPAPVKLVCSLSMEDNYKGDVYRGRWLFETKTLDSINKDEWESPTLQKEEIIRADVRKHCLAFETQPMDSLKDDSNARPPTIEDVIGGNVRSARHFFETSPKAALKDINEVGRLKKVVAAEEEKGDVRHQKWMFENERLENIRDEKKETIRTVNFENLTEEEGTSYNADVRKNCMVFETQPMDTLKDDSNVRAFSKTEIVRGNVRSAKHYFETAPADNLKDLAEVGKLQKMVRLDEEKGDVRHQKWVFESQPLEHIKEEKKEVVRTINLEEIDKVDVSNYKQIFETTDLTRWDESQKILVEGVTCGSVKSNKHLFESTPMYAMQDSSGHYHEVKTVHREEVVKGNVTSCKWMFETRPIDQFDESITNYQIIKGISKEVESGDVKTAKWLFETQPLDAIKYFSNIEDEETTTKESVEIVKGDVKTGKWLFETKLMNVPYEKEELKSENESEEVHKGDVKTCTWLFETKALDTIRDETETVLQTCTVNQEDVQGKDVRMARFLFETEKLENITGEDESFKRVTDIDIQSGDVNRIKYIFENQSSDIMTSTSEEVMQMLKTTQSEDIQKGNVGNCKWLFENQSIDAIHDTQEEALETRTVMDVQGGNVDKGRFIFETYSLDKIQEVSSETETDITKLQKITREEEEKGDVRNYTMMFETQPLYAIQDKQGHYHEVTTVTSEEILKGDVIGSRWLFETKPLDSIRDTDEVYIIKSVTQEDVQKGDVTSAKWRFETQPLDKIAEDIKMSVKTVEDIQGGDVRMNKQRFESDELSQKSVRTVNVSEIQKGDVRTAKWMFETQTMDKIRSQSEENLIETVMKEEVLKGDVRQSVWLFEQNPLDHIKEVDEDNTVVVQEEIPKADVKTTTWLFETTPFHDFNENSVEKSEILGKSIKGTLEELYSQKIVNSKGILIEADEIGDIRMAKYQLMNTDSPEIQREEIISGDLNNIMMNLLNRRETIERGVVVELEEKGNISTTVHQLFNQERGINVEKEEILRGDIQEAVNNLLKEGGSAKRGILLQEDEKGDVQMTIYSLLNKQEDISVDKEDIIKGNIRNALQRLSNPENQEQMRIKVDETEKGNVNFYSTCIESGALDYLKQLQVEPDETPPEKIEKEEIIRGDIKGTKLILGSSRAQIERTVVEEDIVCGDVRKSVKVFMSEPTHSLDGLQKEQIVRGDLKAAMNSLSQSVNQTVVVEKEEVVRGNIHETRRHLECAHRRPKEVEKTEIVHGNIKGALKSLEKSATSKVEVVIEDLVPGDIKGTLKSLEQAKQTVRAIEKEEIVKGNIHTAKQCLRDASNDRRTCQQEIDVQGNVRGTIELLLEPPASPRMTRRPSFEGDVKMSIKSLYETHEVHETGEEQTQPEKEEVIKGDVKGTIKSLLESAQRAAPKIRVGARRVKVPVKSPLRSQHGSPLSRSQQGSPECSVATKTESETLKKKSQSIEAQRNIQKIKTANSAKTENSKENQSLSTQTATNASESQTTQQSKTVMQHTTITQNHGIKTLETKFRNLNSSRKGMIRLDKTKVKTNVHTPTRTLSESELSLPPPPPPCDDQSSLTPASSINRLDLDLPPPPTPPPPPPVDSEPDHFPPPPQDFLPPPPSQHELDSMPYQTPHPSPAKATKMTVKKVKGPALHQVSKLEPTSQIQKIQQATSEKHTTTANKSVLEISKTQNQSTVLSEIPKPPESPRPLKKVYVAPIRFTPPPSPPPFMRSTKFKTPLIQAEEKYRKQKVDSTPPATPSPIFMHESVTAALEMLSTEEAGMKQSKKSMAFGFTQDVAEKTVTNVKSDTLSSDLSKQAQISDTTSSKTLISAVYGKNLPESAVISATKQHIVSDQTSKVVSVQHQTTSISSTKQQTVTATKQQVTSASAKHSHSAVSSSQVQILSSDAKKVENTKADVQNFKVYSQGTKTDVQKDVKNKGSHKSEEKKNKDNSASQIPEKVSDQPTETVKGTQETNVKAAKSTSEDKNKNDNSVSQAPEKVANQPIKVEKLTPEINVKSGKKKKAKGTEKQVEVKETKQPDETKTENISQVKDVKVEVKEVTKLKVSSEQTHAQTDVKVKEDSQKAPAIKDNQPATQTSARKKKKKKSKAKDGAATTESTKSLSESSTQCQEMQTAHQEEQIQVHKEVIITESKVERKVHQSVQQQGTVKVEKQVKPSQKKKELTGSQQIQEKPKEEYRNVPVKVESGKMTNMSARKEPARPSTESTEDSQRREHAQELISHITELEGASGKIDSKSVKTLLNTIPQWLIGPEENLYLEGTAVEHNVQKLTEIVSYVKKLAKAKLMCLEGIHTNLEKHECEPTSKKIIVGGATQRIHKISIGSLKVESQKKVVESKATSHESKMQELSVKSMRSPSPLLRMRSPSPTFITIESTRRTDSPQRITPSPILAHRPATPPTPPPRKSETPTTRINRATPSPTFSRAENLARLKDTTAKLSRGVTPPPVLLPMQVTEKKSEIVESPASFHRQIKIEAQAEGTSEVSDATIVTQEAQKADVKVTDKESFHQTDKEVMEASEMSDSSMVTMSVRNKREFFEDAQKAEVNKTNVRKDPIDIPEHLGPDREEHKTTNQESKDDTQSTSEKVTENNAEIVGSAKSTDKELMEASKMSNSLAATTSVRDKREFFEEAHKAKVNKTYVRRDPIDIPERLGPDMEELKPENQENEKEDLPKVDLSGLVNKFETPEDKVYVRKPITMRERRESEMEYTETENTVIQEQEMPTFDIKAIKNVFEMVEQSPSFKGEKNKQEELESHLSENTRDSSKQDNTQETQRGFGQISPLPSQKEVQIMSADPTGFSEKSVTEHFSSLDEFGNKTIGSLSSTTVSQHSESTITHHAPFSYADVVKKRGGSEVTPSESPEEASTEELLRNFHKTWMESESVFKSLGYSVSEERTSHVVSHQTKTVVTDSNSPVGALHCVSEEGLADGSSNSGQKKIP